From the Lemur catta isolate mLemCat1 chromosome 1, mLemCat1.pri, whole genome shotgun sequence genome, the window ATGTAGGAACAGATACCATACCTGAAAGGTTATTCCTGATCCCGGAAACTTATTCCTAATTGCCAGCTGATGTCCCTGCTGCCACTTAAAGAACAGGTGTTGGGTCTTGGAATCAGACAGACAGGCCTTGTGGTCCCGCATCAGGTCTTTTGTGACAAACTTGCAGTGATTCCCCGAGTGCAGTGTGGCATACAGAAGGAATGGATCATCCTCTGAGCTGAACAGGCATAAGAAAGGACACAAGCACACCCAATGAAGCAGAGGATATAATTTTTCACCGTGTTTTTTACTGATTTTCCTACTTTCCTTAGAGGTGCCTCTGAATTCTTGACCAATACTATCTCAGTGATACTTATGAACCACCTGGAAGTCCTTTCCTAGTAGATTACTGCTATCTAGAACACAAATGCAAAGCGGAGGGGAAGGGAATGCTAATGCTTGGGACACTGGGCTCTCCCTCTAGAATGAAGAATTCAGATAATTCTCTCTTTACACTCAAAAGTTAGTTCTCTGTGGGTATTTTTCCTATGTGCCTCATTCACCAGAGAGCACACCTTTTCCCCCCTTTCCTCACTCAAATTGAAGAAACATCCAAAATACTACTAGGGAAGTACAACAGTTTCTTGCAAGCCACCAAATAACTGGCTGCCCCTAAAGCTGAAAATGGTATCTCAAAGCAGCTTCTGGGCAGTCACGTGGATCAGCACCCAGAGCCTCTCCTGCTTTAAGAGATAGTGACTCAGAGTCTCCAACAGACCTTAGcacttaccattttatttttattttttgtttttttttttgctattaacaTTTTGGCTTATTTCCTTTTAGTCTTTTCTTCTATATCTTATATACAAATGTACAAATATACACACTGactatataaatttcaaattattatttttaaaaaaaatttctgaatattatgtGGGTatacacattttggttacataatttgcttttataaggtttgagtcaaagttgtaagtgtgcccttcacccagataatgtgcattgtacccattaggtgtgaatttacccattccctcctccccactcccacctgcttgatttccactgagttttacttccatatgtacacataagtgctTATCAATTACCTCCAATTTAGCATgcacttaccatttttttttgtttttttgagacagagtctcgctctgctgcccgggctagagcgctgtggcattggcctagctcacagcaacctcaaactcctgggctcaagcaatccttctgcctcagcctcccaagtagctgggactacaggcatgtgccaccatgcctggctaattttttctatgtatttttagttgtccagctaatttctttctatttttagtagagacagggtctcactcttgctcaggctggtctcgaactcctgagctcaaatgatccgcccgcctcggccttccagagtgccaggattacaggcgtgagccaccgcgcccagcctacacTTACCATTTTTATGTAAGCACTATAAAATGGTAGTAACTACCTTGGCTTAGGACATTTGAACTACAACATGTCATATATATGACTTCTGTTCACCTTAGCCTGAAATATTTCAAGTGAAATGGTAAAATGATAGAATCTGCCTTACAActctgtaggaaaaaaagaaaaataaaaaatgtataggGTTATATGGAACAAAATTAGTAAAATGGGGCTGGctgaggtggctcaggcctgtaatcctagaaccctgggatgccgaggtgggaggattgcttgaggtcagcagtttgagaccagcctgagcaagagagagaccctgtctctactaaaaccagaaaacataagctgggcatggtggtgtgtacctgcattcccagctattcgggaggctgaggcaggaggattgcttgagcccaggagtttgaggctgcagtgggctatgaggatgccaccgcactctagccagggtgacagagcgagactctgtctgcccccccaccaaaaaattagtaaaatgacAGTAATTATTGGAGCCGGTGACAGTTATGTGAGCATTCACTGTGCTCTCTACTTTAGTGTATGCTTGAAAGCTTCTTTAGTACATTAGTAGAAAACAGagttaatgttaaaaatttaagtattcaAATCCAAAGCCATAGAAGGTCAGTGAATCAATCTTTATAACTGAGTTTGGAATTTTAGCTGATACAATAAATAATATAGGCTCCAAACAGTGAGACCAATTTCCAATAGGCTTCTTGGTCATAACACTTTACATTTATCCAATTCTTccatataagaaaaagaataatgatgatGACGGCAACTAACACATATGCTTGCCATGTACTTGGTGCTGTGTCAAGAATTTTAcattcggccgggcgcggtggctcgaacacccgaccttgagcgatcctcccgcctcggcctcctagagtgctaggattataggcgtgagccaccgcacctggccctatTTAGGATCTTATGGCATGTATTCTCTGCACTGATCTCACTCCTGACTTATCATCTCCCCTTTTCTCCTTTATcatgatttcctcatctgtgtcaGTTTATCCTGCTGTAGAAACTATTTTTGTAAGCTGcctcaaatgttttcttttttgaacaaggttgcatatatatatatatgcatttttaaaataggaaaagtagGTAAGTAGATGACTGCAGGCCAGTGTAATTCACTTCCAATACTTACATGTTATCAGCAAAGAAACAGCTGGCTTGCTCTCGCACCATTTCCATCTCATCCTTTCTCCACCGGGGACTCTTTTTTAACATGTGCTTCCGGCCCAGGACCAGCAGTCGCAGATTTTGTTTGGCTAGTTGAGAGACTAATTCCAAGAGCTAAAAAACACAAAGTCAGTGTGCAAGAGGGTCAAGGGAAGAATCTCAAATAAGTGGAGTGATTCTTCCAGCCTGTTACCTCAATGGTGAAGTACTCTTTTCTGGTAAAGGGTAAGAAGAAAGTCCTTAAAAAATTTCTATCTTTGAAAGCCTGAGGAAGATGCCTCTGTATTACAAATTAATGTCTGACACTTGTCCACCAGTCAGGCCACATTGGATCCAGGGGGGTTTTCTAAGCATAGACTAGTTCAGTTGCTTTGAAATTGTGTTCCTTAGAGCCGACTAGGATAGAGATGGGAAGGCTCAAGAGAGATGGGGTATTGCTTCTATACATGCCTAACCCTGTTTCAACCAGAACAGCTCaacttttgaatatttatatattggtATTCCACATTAGGTTTTCATTTGAATAAAgggttctactttttttttaagtttgtaaaTGACTAGACAAGATGGTGACTTTTCAGTCAACTTTTCCATGTCATGACTGCTGCTAAGACTGCTTTCATTGAAATCCCTTTTTCTCCCAATGATCTGTCAATTACCACCCTCTAACCTACTTTCCAGTCAGTTACTTTATCCCCATTCTCTCCAGTTCCCACCTGTCTTGTGTGCACATGAACTCGAAGATATAGACTTGGATTTTTAGCAAATCTAGTACTTTGGTGAGCTTGCCTATAATcaatctttcaaaattaaaattccacaGATTACCTTCATGTACAACCTAATAAAGTAAGCCATAAATGGATATTACTAAGTAAAACAAAAGCCAATAACATTATAATTTGTTATATAGTAGTgtatcagaaatataaaatttct encodes:
- the LOC123650148 gene encoding mitochondrial ribonuclease P catalytic subunit isoform X3 → MRDVIDGGDQYKKTTPWELKRFKNFVKSCPPFDIVIDGLNVAKMFPKARESQVLLELVSQLAKQNLRLLVLGRKHMLKKSPRWRKDEMEMVREQASCFFADNISEDDPFLLYATLHSGNHCKFVTKDLMRDHKACLSDSKTQHLFFKWQQGHQLAIRNKFPGSGITFQHILSHDTVVQTTGDSWHIPYDEDLVERYSYEVPTKWLCLHRKT